The following coding sequences are from one Megamonas funiformis window:
- a CDS encoding DeoR/GlpR family DNA-binding transcription regulator — translation MYQEERLYQIMNLLRKKKSLSKQEIMSTFNISRDTARRDIICLVEQKIALRTHGGITLPTVQLRQSFKERANLKNSNKDLLGKVASSYIKKNAICYLDTSTTVQYMCKYIKEKSTIYSNSIDIIEQLKDNAALDLHLLGGKLNPVNRYFYGSETLATLDNIRFDIAFLGAASITEDGFYTFENEDAAIKHLIAKNSTLTCVLADSGKFLLQPAYKFGKLSDVDIVLTTKMPPKAIVTALAKANCSLFWDFNDKVKGENIL, via the coding sequence ATGTATCAAGAAGAACGTTTATATCAAATCATGAATTTATTACGCAAGAAAAAAAGTCTATCTAAACAAGAAATCATGTCTACATTCAATATATCTCGAGATACAGCTAGACGCGATATCATCTGTTTAGTAGAACAAAAAATCGCTTTACGCACACATGGTGGTATCACCTTACCTACAGTGCAACTTCGTCAAAGCTTCAAAGAACGAGCAAATTTAAAAAACTCCAATAAAGATTTATTAGGCAAAGTAGCTTCATCATATATCAAAAAAAATGCTATTTGCTATTTAGATACATCAACAACAGTTCAATATATGTGCAAATACATCAAAGAAAAATCTACTATATATAGTAATTCCATTGACATCATTGAACAATTAAAAGATAACGCTGCTTTAGATTTACACTTATTAGGTGGCAAACTCAATCCTGTAAATCGCTATTTCTATGGCAGTGAAACATTGGCCACACTTGATAATATCCGTTTTGATATCGCCTTTTTAGGTGCTGCTAGCATTACTGAAGATGGATTTTACACCTTTGAAAATGAAGATGCTGCTATCAAACATTTGATTGCCAAAAATTCTACACTTACTTGTGTACTTGCAGATTCTGGTAAATTTCTGCTACAACCTGCTTATAAATTTGGTAAATTAAGTGATGTAGATATTGTTTTGACTACAAAAATGCCACCAAAAGCCATAGTTACAGCATTAGCTAAAGCTAATTGTTCACTATTTTGGGATTTCAATGATAAAGTTAAAGGAGAAAATATTTTATGA
- a CDS encoding MFS transporter, translating into MDKSKLNYQKNLLLIIVVLFWFAQYVYVPFQTPYLSTMQVSSSMIGIIIGIYGFSQMVLRMPIGIMADKNGRHKLFIILGVTASALASVFRIILEPQTGFLVGNILSGFASAMWISFMVLYASYFTCENLQRAMGLIMAANNIGVLGGFVLSTLSYNHLGMNFLCLLSICSGVPAILLSFGIKEQKTKTVKIVPKTSDLIKVYADKRLIFFSILALVQQGILMATCMSFTTQIAHEINASAFQIGLLSIVYIIVAVLASYFSASNFARRLGSSLWIPFILFVLAIYCFAVPNIFSPNLLIAIQILAGLSTGIVFSFCTSEAMKNVPIEKRSTAMGYYQAIYAVGMTIVPMIAGNIAEIYSLNIAFYLEGIIAVIATVASMIYFKYDNRKTIKG; encoded by the coding sequence ATGGACAAAAGTAAATTAAATTACCAGAAAAATTTGTTGTTGATAATAGTTGTACTATTTTGGTTTGCTCAATATGTATATGTGCCTTTTCAAACACCATATTTATCAACTATGCAGGTTTCTTCTAGTATGATTGGCATAATCATAGGCATATATGGTTTTTCACAAATGGTATTGAGAATGCCCATTGGCATTATGGCAGATAAAAATGGTCGTCATAAATTATTTATCATTTTAGGCGTTACAGCTTCAGCATTAGCTTCGGTATTTCGTATTATTTTAGAACCGCAAACAGGTTTTTTAGTGGGAAATATATTATCTGGTTTTGCTTCAGCTATGTGGATTTCTTTCATGGTTTTATATGCTAGTTATTTCACTTGTGAAAATCTACAGCGAGCAATGGGTCTTATCATGGCTGCTAATAATATAGGCGTTTTAGGTGGTTTTGTTTTAAGTACCTTGAGCTATAATCATTTAGGTATGAATTTTTTATGTTTATTGAGTATCTGTAGTGGTGTGCCAGCGATATTATTATCTTTTGGTATTAAAGAGCAAAAGACAAAGACAGTAAAAATAGTACCGAAAACATCAGATTTAATAAAAGTTTATGCAGATAAAAGATTGATTTTCTTTTCGATATTGGCATTAGTTCAACAAGGTATCTTAATGGCTACTTGTATGAGTTTTACAACGCAGATTGCTCATGAAATAAATGCGAGTGCATTTCAAATTGGTTTATTATCTATCGTATATATTATTGTAGCAGTGCTGGCTTCTTATTTTTCAGCAAGTAATTTTGCCAGACGATTAGGTTCATCACTTTGGATACCTTTTATTTTATTCGTTTTAGCTATATATTGTTTTGCTGTACCTAATATTTTTTCACCTAATTTATTGATTGCTATTCAAATATTAGCGGGATTATCTACAGGAATTGTTTTTTCTTTTTGTACTTCAGAAGCAATGAAGAATGTTCCTATCGAAAAACGTTCTACAGCTATGGGATATTATCAGGCTATTTATGCAGTGGGAATGACAATAGTTCCAATGATAGCTGGCAATATCGCAGAAATATATAGTCTAAATATAGCTTTTTATCTTGAAGGTATTATAGCTGTAATAGCTACTGTGGCAAGTATGATTTATTTTAAATACGATAATAGAAAAACAATTAAAGGATAA
- a CDS encoding YbaN family protein: MELSYKILIRYFWISLGCISFILGTIGIILPLLPTVPFYLLTLYCFSKGSQRLHQWFRQTDLYKKHLADFVQKRTMSIKAKFKVFFMVTVIMSIGYYFMPAEFFWVQYVMITVWIIHIIYLFWGIKTEKYR, translated from the coding sequence GTGGAATTATCATATAAAATTCTAATACGATATTTTTGGATAAGCTTAGGTTGTATAAGCTTTATATTAGGAACTATAGGGATTATATTGCCATTATTACCAACAGTGCCTTTTTATTTGTTAACTCTATATTGTTTTTCTAAAGGTTCACAGAGATTACATCAATGGTTTAGGCAAACTGATTTATATAAAAAACATTTGGCAGATTTTGTGCAAAAGCGAACAATGAGTATAAAGGCAAAATTCAAAGTGTTTTTTATGGTAACAGTAATAATGAGCATAGGTTATTATTTTATGCCAGCTGAATTCTTTTGGGTACAATATGTGATGATTACCGTTTGGATAATACATATTATTTATTTGTTTTGGGGTATAAAAACAGAAAAATATAGATGA
- a CDS encoding DMT family transporter yields MNISHVKHKRPSGLELISILFAITGTSLIVTKGDFSSIILSPIALMAGITSALCCVFYTLQPRKVLSKYSSTNVMGWSMLFGGIFISCFNNPLDIPGEINLYTLSAILSMILFGTVLAFCFYLKSLDYLSPTEASILTVGEPLCSIILSLIFLNVTFSSIELIGAVLILSTVLS; encoded by the coding sequence GTGAACATTTCACACGTAAAACATAAACGACCTTCCGGTCTTGAACTCATTTCTATTTTATTCGCTATAACAGGTACATCTTTAATAGTTACTAAAGGAGATTTTTCTTCAATTATTCTTTCCCCTATAGCCCTTATGGCTGGTATCACTTCTGCACTTTGTTGTGTATTTTATACACTTCAACCTCGCAAAGTATTATCTAAATACTCCTCTACAAATGTAATGGGTTGGAGTATGCTCTTTGGTGGAATATTTATTTCTTGTTTTAATAATCCGCTAGATATACCAGGAGAAATAAATTTATATACATTAAGTGCAATTTTAAGCATGATTTTATTTGGCACTGTATTAGCATTTTGCTTTTACTTAAAAAGCCTTGATTACTTGAGTCCAACTGAAGCCAGTATCTTAACTGTGGGCGAACCACTTTGTTCTATTATTCTCTCTTTAATCTTCTTAAATGTCACTTTCTCCTCTATCGAACTTATAGGAGCAGTATTGATTTTAAGTACAGTATTATCTTAG
- a CDS encoding DMT family transporter, which produces MNSVVCITSAGILWGIIAIFISLLKDLGFNSLQCVAIRGFFSALCLVIYLSIFDRSKLKIEFKDIIYFLGTGILSIIFFNYCYFEAIEVIGGVAIPALLLYMAPIFVMIMSFFFFHEKLNKRKVLALFITIIGLCFITGAFSQEVTLSGKAILLGLGAGFGYALYSIFSKMIIDKYEAVTIITLYYRAKKIRGRKSFNISYD; this is translated from the coding sequence GTGAATAGTGTTGTTTGTATTACTAGTGCGGGCATTTTATGGGGAATTATTGCCATTTTCATCAGTTTATTAAAGGATTTAGGTTTTAATTCGTTGCAATGTGTAGCGATAAGAGGATTCTTTTCAGCTTTATGTTTAGTTATTTATTTAAGTATTTTTGATAGAAGTAAATTAAAAATTGAATTTAAGGATATAATTTATTTTTTAGGTACAGGTATTTTGAGTATTATCTTTTTTAATTATTGTTATTTTGAAGCGATTGAAGTCATTGGCGGTGTGGCAATTCCTGCACTTTTATTGTATATGGCACCTATATTTGTGATGATAATGTCTTTTTTCTTTTTTCATGAAAAATTGAATAAGCGAAAAGTATTGGCTTTATTTATAACTATTATTGGTTTATGTTTTATTACAGGAGCATTTTCTCAAGAAGTAACTTTGAGTGGCAAGGCTATATTATTGGGTTTAGGTGCAGGTTTTGGTTATGCGTTATATAGCATTTTTAGCAAGATGATAATAGATAAATATGAAGCAGTAACTATTATTACTCTATACTACAGGGCTAAAAAAATTAGAGGCAGGAAAAGCTTCAATATTAGCTACGATTGA
- the thiM gene encoding hydroxyethylthiazole kinase encodes MLKKCLENVRKNSPLIHNITNYVTVNDCANILLACGASPIMADDINEVEEITSICNGLNINIGTLNSRTINSMHKAGWMANRLSHAVLLDPVGVGASELRTRTAVELVKNIKFDVIRGNISEIKTLANGSGSTRGVDADIRDSITEENLTEYVKFAKQLSKNMDAIIAISGVIDIVADSKDAYVIYNGHKIMSKITGSGCMLSAFTTAYLAANKDNKLMATVAAFCAMGVAGEIAQKRMSELDGNASFRNYLIDAIYNMTGEQLEAMAKYEKR; translated from the coding sequence TTGTTGAAAAAATGTTTAGAGAATGTGCGTAAAAATTCTCCATTAATACATAATATTACTAATTATGTTACTGTAAATGATTGTGCAAATATTTTATTAGCTTGTGGAGCATCACCTATTATGGCTGATGATATTAATGAAGTAGAAGAAATCACCAGCATTTGTAATGGTTTAAATATAAATATTGGTACGTTGAATTCAAGAACAATTAATTCTATGCATAAAGCAGGTTGGATGGCTAATAGATTAAGTCATGCAGTTTTATTAGACCCTGTAGGTGTAGGAGCGTCAGAACTTCGCACTCGCACTGCTGTTGAATTAGTAAAAAATATAAAATTTGATGTAATCCGCGGTAATATTTCTGAAATAAAAACTTTAGCAAATGGCAGTGGTTCAACTCGTGGTGTAGATGCTGATATAAGAGATAGCATTACTGAAGAGAATTTAACAGAATATGTAAAATTTGCTAAGCAATTATCTAAAAATATGGATGCTATTATTGCTATTAGTGGTGTCATTGATATTGTGGCTGATAGTAAAGATGCTTATGTGATTTACAATGGTCATAAAATCATGAGTAAAATCACAGGTAGTGGTTGTATGTTATCAGCATTTACTACAGCTTATTTAGCAGCGAATAAAGATAATAAATTAATGGCTACAGTAGCAGCTTTTTGTGCTATGGGTGTAGCAGGCGAAATCGCTCAAAAACGTATGAGTGAATTAGATGGCAATGCTAGCTTTAGAAATTATTTAATCGATGCTATTTATAATATGACTGGTGAACAGTTAGAAGCTATGGCTAAATATGAAAAGAGATGA
- a CDS encoding uracil-DNA glycosylase, with protein sequence MEIFHNDWAEFLNPELKKPYYLELRKFLVDEYKTRQIFPDMYDIFNALHYTSYHDTKVVILGQDPYHGDGQAHGLSFSVKPGVKAPPSLVNIFKELKEDLGCEIPNNGCLKPWTQQGVLLLNTVLTVRAHQANSHCNMGWEKFTDRIIEILNEREKPIAFILWGAPARKKKKMITNPKHFIVESAHPSPLSAFNGFFGSRPFSKVNAFLEAVGEKPINWQIPNL encoded by the coding sequence ATGGAGATTTTTCATAATGATTGGGCTGAATTTTTAAATCCAGAATTGAAGAAACCATATTATTTAGAACTTCGTAAATTTTTAGTAGATGAGTATAAAACAAGACAGATATTTCCAGACATGTATGATATTTTCAATGCTCTCCATTACACAAGTTATCATGATACAAAAGTCGTGATTTTAGGTCAAGACCCTTATCATGGTGATGGTCAGGCACATGGACTTAGTTTTTCTGTAAAACCTGGAGTAAAAGCTCCACCTTCACTTGTGAATATTTTCAAAGAGTTAAAAGAAGATTTAGGCTGTGAAATACCAAATAATGGTTGTTTAAAACCATGGACACAGCAAGGTGTATTATTACTAAACACTGTACTTACAGTGAGAGCACATCAAGCGAATTCTCATTGCAATATGGGTTGGGAAAAATTCACAGATAGAATTATTGAAATCTTAAATGAACGTGAAAAACCTATAGCTTTTATTTTATGGGGAGCACCTGCTCGCAAAAAGAAAAAAATGATTACTAATCCGAAACATTTCATCGTAGAGTCTGCACATCCAAGTCCATTATCTGCATTTAATGGATTTTTCGGCAGTAGACCATTTTCTAAGGTAAAT
- the thiD gene encoding bifunctional hydroxymethylpyrimidine kinase/phosphomethylpyrimidine kinase, with protein MNEMKKVLTIAGSDCSGGAGIQADIKTITAHKMYAMSAITALTAQNTTGVCGILDAGADFVGRQLDCIFQDIYPDAVKIGMVANKEIIEMIAHKLVEYKAKNIVADPVMVSTAGSRLMEEDAANTLIEKLLPLATVITPNLAEAEVLCGFAIKTKEDCIKAAQTISQKIPTAILIKGGHLEDTADDLLWDHGEIHWFEGKRIDNPNTHGTGCTLSSAIASNLAAGHDLVTSIKNAKDYITGALKANLDLGKGSGPLNHMYNL; from the coding sequence ATGAATGAAATGAAAAAAGTTTTGACAATAGCAGGTTCAGATTGTAGTGGTGGAGCAGGTATTCAAGCAGATATAAAGACAATTACTGCTCATAAAATGTATGCAATGAGTGCAATTACAGCTCTTACAGCTCAAAATACAACTGGTGTGTGCGGCATTTTAGATGCAGGGGCTGACTTTGTTGGCAGACAATTGGATTGTATTTTCCAGGATATTTATCCTGATGCAGTCAAAATCGGTATGGTGGCAAATAAAGAAATCATTGAAATGATTGCCCATAAATTAGTAGAATATAAAGCTAAAAATATCGTTGCTGACCCAGTAATGGTTTCTACAGCTGGTAGTCGTTTGATGGAAGAAGATGCGGCAAATACTTTAATTGAAAAATTATTGCCATTAGCTACAGTGATTACACCAAATTTAGCAGAAGCAGAAGTTTTATGTGGCTTTGCTATCAAGACAAAAGAAGATTGCATAAAAGCAGCACAGACTATTTCGCAAAAGATACCGACTGCTATTTTAATTAAAGGTGGTCATTTGGAAGATACAGCAGATGATTTGCTTTGGGACCATGGAGAAATTCATTGGTTTGAAGGTAAACGCATAGACAATCCAAATACTCATGGTACAGGCTGCACTTTATCATCAGCGATTGCTTCTAATTTAGCTGCTGGTCATGATTTAGTTACAAGTATTAAAAATGCTAAAGATTATATCACAGGAGCATTAAAAGCTAATTTAGATTTAGGAAAAGGCAGTGGCCCTTTAAATCATATGTATAATTTATAA
- a CDS encoding sigma 54-interacting transcriptional regulator, with translation MIREHRNREKLINYYKIFINKGITDPNVHPWIKESWELSKQYQVNPKKILATARLSAYELAQLQSKHSDAIEYLDNFIDSIVDFLHEYNLCLTIMDSECTVLKKYANPTSRLIDRLEGVSLTTKNVGTLSCNIVKEHKVPFWVFGPEIWLEELHEMNSGSVPIMVNGELTYIVSLTVMEYEKIPQDVVLALLFTLKTALELNIRQSLNIKAQKAILDAAPFAVYHIMSEDKIVYANRMGEERLSAINAINENKETAHLKDIVLNYTHTPIYDGFQGISCYNRETTWITNNKTYEDITTVVPLKNSEDDEDVQSVVTVSMPIEDLRTLVAHASGYTAKYSLSSMVGESKAFVQMKERAYRVARNKNHILLQGEAGIGKQRLAHGIHMASMRMAGPLISINCADSTPELLEQDIFGAATDSDVSHPGKLELASKGTLFIDEIEKLPSSIAKMLAKALSEKKTHRIGESLERSIDVRIIAASDANLRRLTEKGQFDEKLFNIISRSIIRVPSLRSRRDDIPMLAINIIEELSKQHQMEPKVLLPESLEVLRTYDWPGNIKQLQSVLEYSFFNTSGHEIYPTDINLMGSVKPDNKWKTDKEIFLKAWKAAGGNVSRLSNLLSVSRVTLYRYIKKYGLEK, from the coding sequence ATGATTAGAGAACATCGAAATCGAGAAAAATTAATAAATTATTACAAAATTTTTATAAATAAAGGTATAACTGACCCTAATGTACATCCATGGATAAAAGAATCATGGGAATTATCTAAGCAATATCAAGTTAATCCTAAAAAAATTCTAGCAACTGCTAGATTATCAGCATATGAATTAGCTCAATTACAAAGTAAACACAGTGATGCTATTGAGTATTTAGATAATTTTATTGACAGTATTGTGGACTTTTTACATGAATATAATCTATGTTTAACTATCATGGATTCAGAATGTACTGTACTAAAAAAATATGCCAATCCAACATCAAGACTTATTGATAGATTGGAAGGCGTAAGCTTAACTACGAAAAACGTAGGTACACTTAGTTGCAATATTGTAAAAGAGCATAAAGTACCATTTTGGGTATTTGGCCCAGAAATTTGGCTTGAAGAATTACATGAAATGAATAGTGGTTCTGTGCCAATTATGGTCAATGGGGAATTAACATATATCGTATCTTTAACTGTAATGGAATATGAAAAAATTCCTCAAGATGTAGTTTTAGCATTATTATTTACATTAAAAACTGCTTTAGAATTAAATATTAGACAATCTTTGAATATCAAAGCTCAAAAAGCTATTTTAGATGCAGCGCCATTTGCTGTATATCATATTATGTCTGAAGATAAAATCGTTTATGCAAATCGCATGGGTGAAGAACGTTTATCCGCTATTAATGCTATAAATGAAAATAAAGAAACAGCTCATTTAAAAGATATTGTATTAAATTATACACATACTCCTATTTATGATGGTTTCCAAGGTATTTCTTGCTATAATCGTGAAACTACATGGATTACTAATAATAAAACATATGAAGATATTACTACTGTTGTGCCATTGAAAAATTCTGAAGATGATGAAGATGTACAAAGTGTAGTTACAGTATCTATGCCAATTGAAGATTTACGTACTTTAGTAGCTCATGCTTCTGGTTATACAGCAAAATATAGCTTATCTTCTATGGTGGGAGAAAGCAAAGCTTTTGTACAGATGAAAGAACGCGCTTATCGTGTAGCTCGCAATAAAAATCATATTTTATTACAAGGTGAAGCTGGTATTGGTAAACAGCGTTTAGCTCATGGTATTCATATGGCTAGTATGCGTATGGCAGGTCCATTGATTTCTATAAATTGTGCAGATTCTACACCAGAATTATTGGAACAAGATATCTTTGGTGCAGCTACAGATTCTGATGTTAGTCATCCAGGTAAATTAGAATTAGCAAGTAAAGGTACTTTATTTATTGATGAAATCGAAAAATTACCAAGCTCTATTGCTAAAATGTTAGCTAAAGCTTTATCCGAAAAGAAAACTCATCGTATTGGTGAAAGCTTAGAACGCAGTATTGATGTACGCATTATTGCTGCAAGTGATGCAAATTTAAGACGTTTGACTGAAAAAGGTCAATTCGATGAAAAATTATTTAATATAATTTCTCGCAGTATTATACGTGTGCCATCACTTCGTTCTCGTAGAGATGATATTCCAATGTTAGCTATTAATATAATTGAAGAATTATCTAAACAACATCAAATGGAGCCAAAAGTTTTATTACCAGAGTCTTTAGAAGTGTTGAGAACTTATGATTGGCCAGGAAATATCAAACAATTACAAAGCGTATTAGAATATTCATTCTTCAATACAAGTGGACATGAAATCTATCCTACAGATATTAATTTAATGGGTAGTGTAAAACCAGATAATAAATGGAAAACAGATAAAGAAATATTCCTCAAAGCATGGAAAGCAGCTGGCGGAAATGTAAGCCGTTTATCTAATCTTTTGAGTGTAAGTCGTGTTACTTTATATCGTTATATTAAAAAATATGGATTGGAAAAATAA
- a CDS encoding Cof-type HAD-IIB family hydrolase, with translation MTIKLIALDMDGTLLNRQKLVPEKNALAIKKAMDKGIYVTIATGRMPASASYFAKQLNMNCPVVSCNGGVVKDLNTGKSIYEAHFSKDTITELISICYQKNWYIRWYIGDTIYVRYVDMDMFPAYKTTKGLNIVEVGEDFEKYTENVTQLVVCNLNGKIQEIQDELADIFKDRIGLQQNTGYTMDITPPGIDKAVGLSKLAQYLQIDKSEIMACGDGDNDLAMIEYAGLGVAMENAIDDVKNIAQFITKDCDEDGIAYVIDKFI, from the coding sequence ATGACTATAAAACTCATTGCCTTAGACATGGATGGTACTTTACTCAATCGACAAAAACTTGTTCCTGAAAAAAATGCTTTAGCCATAAAAAAAGCTATGGATAAGGGTATTTATGTAACTATAGCCACTGGTCGTATGCCTGCATCTGCTTCTTATTTTGCTAAACAATTAAATATGAACTGTCCTGTAGTATCTTGTAATGGTGGTGTTGTTAAAGATTTAAATACAGGAAAAAGCATCTATGAAGCTCATTTTTCTAAAGATACTATAACTGAATTAATATCTATTTGTTATCAAAAAAATTGGTATATTCGTTGGTATATTGGCGATACAATTTATGTTCGCTATGTAGATATGGATATGTTCCCTGCTTATAAAACTACAAAAGGATTAAATATAGTAGAGGTCGGCGAGGATTTTGAAAAATATACAGAAAATGTTACTCAATTAGTTGTTTGTAACTTAAATGGAAAAATCCAAGAAATTCAAGACGAATTAGCCGATATATTCAAAGATAGAATTGGTCTACAACAAAATACAGGATATACTATGGATATAACACCTCCTGGCATTGATAAGGCAGTAGGACTAAGTAAATTAGCTCAATATCTACAAATAGACAAAAGCGAAATCATGGCTTGTGGTGATGGTGATAATGATTTAGCTATGATTGAATATGCCGGTTTAGGTGTTGCTATGGAAAACGCTATTGATGATGTGAAAAATATTGCTCAATTCATTACTAAAGATTGCGATGAAGATGGTATAGCATACGTTATTGATAAATTTATATAA